Proteins encoded by one window of Salvia splendens isolate huo1 chromosome 5, SspV2, whole genome shotgun sequence:
- the LOC121805067 gene encoding RNA polymerase I termination factor-like translates to MDEEGPVVNVNQSNEERIRQKIKNKKKSAKSEVEGYTVDTVKAAPTSGNQCIAELNKDHKGGKEKKKTKKNKGAEDAKAEMKSGSRKSELNVVSGENGGGLMIDKAKRDGESSSGLALDNAERKRKRREKKDKNEIVETHDTGEVKRDAGINLQEGENVSGKVSGKEVMKEKKKQKVKSNDSKVGERDGEVIRGDSENCMVNATEIRKEKKGKKRKKDDCFVMSRDTHTDNKSGEVGLCSKQRENVLYDVEDHTQSINEDVDTKNNHERKEKKKHKKKEYYKDDLPPAQQEHVDGDTNSLLNTIETQNKEAELTNKRKKKKSKLSKNGCTYERDNEAEYAKKGKKRKSSLVVKGSDDTSPSKSNKKVRFSDQDEVFPLPPKSNTEEEDGKKDNLVRAKRFTPEEDEIVKGSVMKYIEDHELGDEGVKMILNSSKHPELKGCWKEIASSIPYRPYNAIYYRARILFMRSESRKWTPEEYDMVLKYQEEHGNKWRALADELGKHTWHVKDTWRRIKLRDRKKGNWSQEEYQGLFDLVNTDLQLKLSEEKRSKHGMLRDNIAWTAISDELSTRTQAACCLKWYNQLTSPMVAQGVWADSDDYRLLSALYSLDATCMEDVGWDDLIDTRDGDLCRKRWNQMVLHVGHIGNKSFAEQVEVLAQRYCPHLLEARETWDSKPRVP, encoded by the coding sequence ATGGATGAGGAAGGTCCAGTTGTTAATGTGAACCAGAGTAATGAGGAGAGAATCAGGCAGAAgataaagaataagaaaaaaagtgCCAAAAGCGAAGTAGAGGGTTATACTGTTGATACTGTGAAAGCAGCTCCAACATCTGGGAATCAATGTATTGCTGAACTGAACAAGGATCATAAAGGGGgcaaagaaaagaagaagacgaagaaaAATAAGGGAGCAGAAGATGCTAAGGCTGAGATGAAGAGTGGTTCTAGAAAAAGTGAATTAAATGTAGTATCTGGTGAGAATGGTGGTGGATTAATGATTGATAAAGCTAAAAGGGATGGGGAGAGTTCCAGTGGATTAGCACTGGATAATGCTGAAAGGAAGAGAAAgcgaagagagaagaaggacaAGAATGAGATTGTTGAGACACATGATACTGGCGAAGTAAAGAGGGATGCGGGTATCAATTTGCAAGAGGGAGAAAATGTATCTGGAAAAGTGAGTGGCAAAGAAGTTatgaaagagaagaagaaacagAAAGTGAAAAGTAATGACAGTAAGGTgggagagagagatggagaagtTATCCGAGGGGACAGTGAGAATTGCATGGTCAATGCCACAGAGATTAGGAAGGAAAAGAAGGGCAAGAAAAGGAAGAAGGATGACTGTTTTGTCATGTCAAGAGACACTCATACTGACAATAAATCTGGTGAAGTTGGTTTATGTTCAAAACAGCGGGAAAATGTGTTGTATGATGTTGAAGATCATACTCAATCAATAAATGAAGATGTTGATACCAAGAATAATCATGAaaggaaggaaaaaaagaaGCACAAAAAGAAAGAGTACTACAAAGACGATCTGCCTCCCGCTCAGCAAGAACATGTAGATGGTGACACCAATAGTCTTCTGAATACAatagaaacacaaaataaagaaGCAGAGCTTACCAacaaaaggaagaaaaagaagtccaaactttccaaaaatggttGTACTTATGAACGAGACAATGAAGCTGAATATgcaaagaaagggaaaaagagAAAGTCCAGTTTGGTGGTGAAAGGTTCAGATGATACTTCACCTAGCAAAAGTAATAAGAAAGTGAGATTTTCTGATCAAGATGAGGTATTTCCTCTCCCTCCTAAATCAAATACTGAGGAGGAGGATGGAAAGAAGGACAATCTGGTAAGAGCCAAGCGGTTCACACCTGAAGAAGATGAGATTGTGAAAGGTTCTGTTATGAAGTACATAGAGGATCACGAGTTAGGTGATGAAGGTGTGAAAATGATCTTAAACTCTAGCAAGCACCCTGAACTGAAAGGCTGCTGGAAAGAAATAGCGTCTTCCATTCCATACAGACCATATAATGCTATTTATTATCGTGCTCGGATTTTATTTATGAGGTCTGAGAGCCGGAAATGGACTCCAGAAGAGTATGACATGGTTTTGAAATACCAGGAAGAGCATGGTAACAAGTGGAGGGCCTTGGCAGATGAACTTGGTAAACATACATGGCATGTGAAGGATACTTGGCGCAGGATAAAGTTACGTGACAGGAAGAAAGGAAATTGGTCACAAGAAGAGTATCAGGGATTATTTGATCTGGTGAATACTGATCTGCAATTGAAACTTTCTGAAGAGAAGAGGTCCAAGCATGGAATGTTGCGGGACAATATTGCTTGGACTGCAATTAGTGATGAGTTATCCACTCGAACACAAGCAGCTTGCTGTTTAAAGTGGTACAATCAATTAACATCACCTATGGTAGCTCAAGGTGTATGGGCTGATTCAGATGACTATCGTCTGCTAAGTGCACTTTATAGCCTGGATGCAACTTGCATGGAAGATGTCGGATGGGATGATCTTATTGATACCAGAGATGGAGATTTATGTCGAAAGCGTTGGAACCAGATGGTTCTACATGTAGGTCACATTGGAAATAAATCATTTGCTGAACAAGTTGAAGTATTGGCTCAAAGATACTGCCCGCATCTTCTTGAAGCAAGAGAAACCTGGGATAGCAAACCACGGGTTCCCTGA
- the LOC121803969 gene encoding protein FAR1-RELATED SEQUENCE 5-like, translating into MAYEAQAAVIPDCRPELKPYIGQVFETLDYGISFYEAYANDCRFDTRRFGHKYANGVKTWQTIVCSRQGEKLDVDEEGSYTKHRRRSSRCQCNAKLTLKYITDSGSPRYVVSNFVDQHNHVMVDTKHVRYMKSNRNLGDIHYKFLQDCTKANIGPTQTFNLLKEFLGGYDAVGCTVTDLRNSKRDILQEMKGADVQMILNQMEEKKNTSDGFHYKFQQGSDGKLLSLFWCDAVSRKNYKMFGDIVSFDTTYSTNRYCMVFGPFTGKDNHGCPVTVNPSNDDEIVALFDGMEELSQKLFGDTVPSVSSMDKAQRIENLYGASRPSVVNVHPPNVVSTKGSGSSSGKRIASATEKAIILQNKPKRRCAKCREMGHHDARNCGREKGKAKM; encoded by the exons ATGGCTTACGAAGCTCAAG CTGCTGTTATTCCAGATTGCAGACCCGAGTTGAAACCGTACATTGGTCAGGTGTTTGAAACATTAGACTAtggaatttccttttatgaagCATATGCCAACGATTGCCGGTTCGATACTCGAAGATTTGGACACAAATACGCAAATGGTGTCAAAACGTGGCAGACCATTGTGTGCAGCAGGCAAGGTGAAAAGTTGGATGTCGACGAAGAGGGGAGTTATACCAAACATAGACGCCGTTCTAGCAGATGTCAATGCAATGCGAAACTTACGTTGAAGTATATAACCGATTCCGGCAGTCCTCGATATGTTGTCAGCAACTTTGTAGACCAACACAATCATGTTATGGTCGATACAAAGCACGTCCGATACATGAAATCCAACCGTAACCTTGGGGATATCCATTACAAATTCCTGCAGGACTGCACAAAGGCCAACATTGGACCTACACAGACTTTCAATTTATTGAAGGAGTTCCTGGGTGGCTATGATGCTGTGGGTTGCACCGTTACTGATTTACGGAACAGCAAGCGCGACATATTGCAAGAAATGAAAGGCGCTGATGTCCAGATGATTTTAAATCAaatggaggagaagaagaacaCTAGTGACGGTTTCCATTACAAATTCCAGCAAGGTAGTGATGGAAAGCTACTTAGTCTTTTTTGGTGTGACGCTGTGTCGCGAAAGAACTACAAGATGTTCGGTGACATTGTATCATTTGATACTACGTACTCAACAAACAG GTATTGCATGGTGTTTGGGCCATTCACTGGAAAAGACAACCACGGATGCCCTGTTACAGTAAATCCA AGCAATGACGATGAAATTGTTGCATTATTcgatggaatggaagaacttAGTCAAAAACTCTTTGGGGATACAGTACCTTCAGTGTCTTCGATGGATAAAGCACAGAGGATTGAGAATCTGTACGGGGCATCTCGACCGAGTGTTGTTAACGTGCACCCTCCCAATGTAGTGAGTACAAAGGGATCTGGCAGCAGTTCTGGAAAGAGAATTGCATCAGCAACTGAGAAGGCTATCATACTACAGAATAAACCTAAGAGGCGATGTGCAAAGTGTCGAGAAATGGGCCATCACGATGCAAGGAATTGTGGTAGGGAGAAAGGAAAAGCCAAAATGTAG